The Bactrocera dorsalis isolate Fly_Bdor chromosome 2, ASM2337382v1, whole genome shotgun sequence region TATACCAAAGTGCTGTTAGGTCATTTAAATTCACGGTCAGCGGTGCAGCGCATTGTGTGTGGTAAGCTTTATTGGtgattcaataatatttatacccttgtatattaagtttaccacgaagtttgtaacactcagaaggaaatgtcggagaacttataaaagaaatgtttgtATACAACTGACGCGCTGAATcgatttagtaaaaaaaaacttttttattagacgATGCAACAGTAATAACCGAAGTAATTGTtcagcatatacatagctattgtagaaactgaccaatcaaaatcgaTATAAAGATCGGTTTATATCCTTTTTTGCTATACGAAATGTACTTGTGAAGGCTATTATAGCTTCGAGTAaagccgaagttaatgttttttgttattttatttaaatttcctacaaacaCTTTGTTATAGGTCTAATCATTGCTTTCTGGGCGCAACTGGACCCATCAATGCACATGGCTGCACCCAAACTGGCTGAAAAACTCCTCACATGTGTCATGGAGTATGTATATTATGACGAAGTAGCCATTTCATTTACGAGGTATTTTAATCGATGCAAATAGTAAAACGAAGTGTTTATGTATGGTAACAAAAACATTCTTTCACTTAGACTTCATCAAGAGGCTCATGATCTCATTGCCACactaaaacaatataaaattgtCATAAACGATTTCAACAATGCGCGCGTCCTCACATTGGATCAAATTGAAGCCATTGCCACCACTCTCACAGAGGGTTTGAATCAGTATGCGCTAAAGCCGAAATTGTTGGAAACACTCGAAGAGCGTAGGCGCGGTTTACAAAACTCTTTTGCGCAGACTACAGCGGAGCAGTGCGCGTACAACATAAGCGCACAAGCGGCATTAGCTGCTGCCATTGTAGGTATGCAATGTCTGCCAGAGAAACTTAATCCGATAGTTAAACCCCTCATGGAATCAATAAAACGGGAAGAGTGCGAATTGTTGCAAAATCTTTCGGCGGAGTTCCTAGTACAGCTAATGCATCAAGTGTGTGATAGAAATCCTAGTCccaatagtaaaatatttactaactTATGTACGCTACTGAGGAGCGATCCTCAGTTTACACCGAAAATTGTGAGTAACGCCAACGGATTGTGAAAattggaaatatatataaaatacacatTTACAAATTTCGTATGATTTTTAGATTTTAAGCCCATTGACATTGAAACAGACTCCCTTGCCTGAGTCGGCAGCAGTCACAAACAATTGTGTATATTATGGCATTTTAACTTTAAGtctacaacaaaataatatacaaattggTGGTACTACTGGTAACCGTGGCGTTGCTGCGAGTGCTCCTCGTGGACCTGGCAGGCCGCCACTAAATGAAACGCTTGCCGCAGCAGAAAATGGCACCAATGCCGTAAATGCGCTGGTAAGTagcttttaaactaaatttttggtTTGACTTGTATTTTATCCAATTATAATTCTTCCAGGAAGCGAAGCAGAACCGTATTCAGCGCATGGGTGCCTCATGTGCCATATCGAAGATTTGCCTAGGCTTTAAGATGGATATTTTCTCAAAGATACCAGTTTTCCAACATATTCTATTTActaaaattgaacaattcatAAACAATTATCCAAATATGGAACTTTTATCGAATGTACCCTTAGATTTAGCCCAAACAAATGATATAATCACATCACTGCAGTTGATTGAAATTGTAGCGCCACACTTTTTGCACTTTGCGAGCGATGCTTCAGCAAAAGACGAAGTGCTCAAGCGGCTTTTCGCGTTGCTGCCACACTTCAGTGTGCTCATCACGCATCCCTTGAAGGCGGTAAGTTGTGTTTATAGAAATTTACTTTACTCAATTTATTGACTTCTATTAATTGGGAATTAGGTACGCCACATGGTCGCACGTTGTATTGCAGCCCTCGCAGCAGCTGATTTGGTGCGCACCATGCACTTTGTGCTGGATGTACTACTTGGTATGCTGGTTAACATTGAGAATGTAATCCAGCGCCAGGGTGCGATTGAAGCAATTGAACGTGTGGTAGACAAGCTGCAGCTGTGTATTGTGCCTTATACCGTGCTTCTAGTCGTCCCATTGTTGGGTAAGCGCCCCCCTTTTTTTTGactcttttttaacttttctgtTATAATGTGTTTTGTTTATCAGGTTGCATGAGTGACCCAGATGAATCTGTGCGCCTGCTTTCCACCCATTGTTTCGCTACACTCATTCAGCTGATGCCATTAGATTCGCGCAGCAAATGCATCAAAAACGAGATTCCTTCTGCAGAATTGCAACAGCGTAAGATACGCGATCGCGAATTTCTCGATTATCTTTTCACGCCAAAAAGTATACCCGACTACAAAGTACCGGTAACAATTTCCGTGGAGCTTCGTTCATACCAACAGGCGGGCGTGAATTGGTTATGGTTCCTTAACAAATACAATTTGCATGGAATACTCTGCGATGACATGGGCCTCGGAAAGACATTGCAAACGATTTGCATACTCGCCGGCGATCACTATCAACGTCAAGTAGACAAAGCCACATCACTGCCAAGTTTGGTGATTTGTCCACCCACTCTTACTGGCCATTGGGTAtacgaaatcgaaaaatttatacaaaagtcGAACATTTTGAGGCCACTACATTACGTGGGATTGCCCATTGGGCGTGAAAAACTGCGTTGCCAAATTGGTGCATGCAACTTGGTTGTGGCATCATATGATACAGTACGCAAAGATATAGATTTTTTCAGCACCATACACTGGAACTATTGTGTACTGGATGAAGGACACATCATAAAGAATGGCAAAACCAAAAGTTCGAAGGCTATTAAGACGCTCAAAGCTAAGCATCGTTTGATACTTTCGGGTACTCCCATACAAAACAACGTACTGGAGCTGTGGTCACTCTTTGACTTTCTCATGCCCGGTTTTCTTGGCACTGAGAAGCAGTTTATTGCACGCTACAGCCGACCAATACTTGCTTCTCGCGATTCCAAGAGCTCCTCAAAAGAGCAGGAAGCCGGCGTTCTTGCAATGGAGGCATTACATAGGCAGGTGTTGCCATTCCTGTTGAGACGCGTAAAGGAGGATGTATTGACTGATTTACCACCGAAAATAACCCAAGACTTATTGTGCGAATTGAGTCCATTGCAAGAACGTTTGTATGAGGACTTCAGTCGTACACATTTAAATTCTCATTGGAAGGACTGCCTGCAGAGTTTGGGCGATAGTGACAGCATTAGCAAAAAAGCGCACATTTTCCATGATTTGCGTTATCTACAGAACGTATGCAATCATCCGAAACTGGTGTTGACGCCAAAGCATTCGGAGTACGGGAAGATAACGTTGGAGTTGCAGAAACAGCAAAGCTCACTGGATGACATCGAACATTCGGCGAAATTACCGGCACTGAAGtgagtatttaatatttattaattgttgttatttatgtaataaaaaattatccaTTTCTCATGCGGTTTAGACAACTATTGCTCGATTGCGGCATTGGTGTTCAGACGGAATCGGTCAGTCAGCATCGCGCGCTAATTTTCTGTCAATTGAAAGCTATGTTAAATATTGTCGAGAATGACTTGCTGCGCAAACACTTGCCGTCCGTTACGTACTTGCGCCTGGATGGCAGCGTGCCAGCATCCTTAAGacaacaaattgtaaataactTCAACACCGATCCGAGTATCGATGTGCTACTACTAACCACACAGGTAAGCAAGAAATCAATCACACTTTCCTCTAAACATATTCATATGTTGTTTTAACACAAGGTTGGTGGCCTCGGCTTAAATTTGACTGGAGCAGACACAGTAATATTTGTTGAGCACGATTGGAATCCAATGAAAGATCTACAAGCCATGGACCGTGCTCATCGCATTGGCCAGAAAAAGGTAGTGAATGTGTATCGTTTGATAACTGAAAAAACGCtcgaagaaaaaataatggGTCTGCAGAAGTTCAAAATACTCACCGCGAATACTGTGGTTAGTTCGGAGAATGCGTCGTTGGAGACGATGGGCACGGGCCAGTTATTTGACTTGTTCAACGCAAATGTGAATGATAAAACTGGATCAAGTGGTGCGCCAATGTCGAATACGAGCGCTGGTGGTCAAATGTCTATGAATGCTATCATTGAATCTCTGCCAGAGCTATGGTCAGAACAGCAGTATGATGAAGAGTACGATGTGTCTAATTTCGTGCAGGGTTTGAAAAAATGAGCTCGTGTCAGAAAAAGTAAACTTTGACAAAAgaaatagatatatttaaaaaatgataaaatacgACATGCATTGATTCCAAAGTTAATGCTTTCAGATAGACATTGACGTAAAGCAGCAGCAACTTTTATAGAAATCACTGAATTTTGAACATAGTTTAGTTTTTAAGATTTCTTCCGCTTTTTTACTATTATCAATCTAATATTTCGAAGAATCTAGTTAAGTGTCCAATATAATCCTTTAATGTGCTCctttttacttatttgaaaaaattatgagaaattcgtattttttaatttttattgttttttgttatatatttaagaaattttcgcTGCTTCTCTTTTCTATATCTAATCTAAAATAATCTTGTAATGTGCTCCTTTTTATTTATCTAAAAAGTTATGAGAAATTtgtctttttttaattcttaatgtttgttt contains the following coding sequences:
- the LOC105230945 gene encoding TATA-binding protein-associated factor 172 yields the protein MTSRLDRLFILLESGSSAVTRRAAAKQIGEVQKLYPHELHALLNRLIGYLHSTSWDTRIAASQAVEAILQNVPAWKPELYATIKREVIKKEKDIDDESAIGSTTGGGEDDSCQSVATTATTSSEQSSSRDAQQRERLLSFAEFDLEQILHKGARLIGSEGIEFDLNESDVTKSTNEGAANANATASERLSRQRALLNEKLGLTQASKLGVNLMDMITDEDVMPSNNGSSYNANEEKVPVEDILNIKPNSHLIPSNGQQLSCREMNRAKRKARQNINITTSGGCSGASVNSLSRSNSSTSSGLGTCKNSSSVSDEPEHKKMKADSLQRQEVFYTLNDPVPDATGMWVDAVSWPLENFCARLYVDLFNPRWEVRHGAATALRELINNHCNGAGKAIGMSREEIQQHHNLWMEDAALRLLCVLCLDRFGDFVSDQVVAPVRETCAQVLGTIVKDMHAEQVHQIVQLLMKLLKQKEWEVRHGGLLGLKYVFVVREDLLPIYVPQTISNILLALFDVVDDVGAVAASTLIPIATWLPKLLNPVQVSSIVKMLWDLLLDQDELTSACNSFMGLLAAILCLPNAGSWIQMEPMSTLIPRLWPFLSHSTSSVRKSTLLTLQTLTASNLSKEKLEATTIVVPTTSSASINNGNGVIMSNKGSSSAETTTIAINFDSKKLNLNLGVIDWQWKLLQDALRFIYERILVEHQPDIQEMSCKVWNNLLFNADLGALLHAACPIVSSWICLAMQPARLAFDSSILIHTTAAPQSLPAMSADGNSPGTPRRRTQRVTDDLGADSTPATQRYFLGGSEGTPLEVRERNVIRARVLAARVLGALSKYLVQPAPGVAYTPNMESPMDCYTKVLLGHLNSRSAVQRIVCGLIIAFWAQLDPSMHMAAPKLAEKLLTCVMEYVYYDEVAISFTRLHQEAHDLIATLKQYKIVINDFNNARVLTLDQIEAIATTLTEGLNQYALKPKLLETLEERRRGLQNSFAQTTAEQCAYNISAQAALAAAIVGMQCLPEKLNPIVKPLMESIKREECELLQNLSAEFLVQLMHQVCDRNPSPNSKIFTNLCTLLRSDPQFTPKIILSPLTLKQTPLPESAAVTNNCVYYGILTLSLQQNNIQIGGTTGNRGVAASAPRGPGRPPLNETLAAAENGTNAVNALEAKQNRIQRMGASCAISKICLGFKMDIFSKIPVFQHILFTKIEQFINNYPNMELLSNVPLDLAQTNDIITSLQLIEIVAPHFLHFASDASAKDEVLKRLFALLPHFSVLITHPLKAVRHMVARCIAALAAADLVRTMHFVLDVLLGMLVNIENVIQRQGAIEAIERVVDKLQLCIVPYTVLLVVPLLGCMSDPDESVRLLSTHCFATLIQLMPLDSRSKCIKNEIPSAELQQRKIRDREFLDYLFTPKSIPDYKVPVTISVELRSYQQAGVNWLWFLNKYNLHGILCDDMGLGKTLQTICILAGDHYQRQVDKATSLPSLVICPPTLTGHWVYEIEKFIQKSNILRPLHYVGLPIGREKLRCQIGACNLVVASYDTVRKDIDFFSTIHWNYCVLDEGHIIKNGKTKSSKAIKTLKAKHRLILSGTPIQNNVLELWSLFDFLMPGFLGTEKQFIARYSRPILASRDSKSSSKEQEAGVLAMEALHRQVLPFLLRRVKEDVLTDLPPKITQDLLCELSPLQERLYEDFSRTHLNSHWKDCLQSLGDSDSISKKAHIFHDLRYLQNVCNHPKLVLTPKHSEYGKITLELQKQQSSLDDIEHSAKLPALKQLLLDCGIGVQTESVSQHRALIFCQLKAMLNIVENDLLRKHLPSVTYLRLDGSVPASLRQQIVNNFNTDPSIDVLLLTTQVGGLGLNLTGADTVIFVEHDWNPMKDLQAMDRAHRIGQKKVVNVYRLITEKTLEEKIMGLQKFKILTANTVVSSENASLETMGTGQLFDLFNANVNDKTGSSGAPMSNTSAGGQMSMNAIIESLPELWSEQQYDEEYDVSNFVQGLKK